One part of the Chroogloeocystis siderophila 5.2 s.c.1 genome encodes these proteins:
- a CDS encoding DUF29 family protein translates to MEELLELKELLIQKDFEGAYALVEDLEEMGKKGVARNIRSYAKVLLLQLIKQQVEQRTTKSWDISIRNSIREIKDLNTRPSSKGTYLNNEQLREVIAGAIDSAIDQASIEAAEGIYEARQIEQKIARNELVKRAIALIHE, encoded by the coding sequence ATGGAAGAATTACTGGAACTCAAAGAACTTCTTATCCAAAAAGATTTTGAAGGTGCTTATGCTTTGGTTGAAGACTTAGAAGAAATGGGGAAGAAGGGCGTTGCTCGAAATATTCGTTCTTATGCTAAAGTCTTACTGTTGCAACTAATCAAACAACAAGTTGAGCAGCGTACTACCAAATCTTGGGATATATCGATTCGCAACAGTATCAGAGAAATTAAAGATCTCAATACTCGTCCATCAAGTAAAGGAACCTACCTTAATAACGAACAGTTGCGTGAAGTAATTGCAGGTGCGATAGATAGCGCTATTGATCAAGCCTCAATTGAAGCTGCAGAAGGGATATACGAAGCGCGACAGATTGAGCAAAAAATAGCTCGAAACGAACTGGTTAAA
- a CDS encoding fasciclin domain-containing protein, with translation MADIVDIAVSAGSFNTLVAAVQAAGLVETLKSPGPFTVFAPNDDAFAKLPPGTVQTLVQNIPQLTRILTFHVVPGKLMKADLAKVDSVTSVEGSPIRIDCSEGFEVKNATVIAPDIEADNGVIHVIDTVILMG, from the coding sequence ATGGCGGATATTGTTGATATTGCGGTAAGTGCAGGTTCATTTAATACCCTAGTAGCAGCCGTACAAGCGGCTGGTTTAGTAGAAACACTCAAAAGTCCTGGTCCTTTTACGGTTTTTGCACCAAATGACGATGCTTTTGCAAAACTTCCACCTGGTACGGTGCAAACATTAGTGCAGAATATTCCTCAACTCACGCGGATTCTGACATTTCACGTTGTTCCAGGTAAGCTGATGAAGGCTGATTTAGCTAAAGTTGATTCGGTGACTTCTGTTGAAGGTTCACCCATTAGGATTGATTGTTCTGAAGGGTTTGAGGTGAAGAATGCTACGGTAATCGCGCCCGATATTGAAGCTGATAATGGCGTCATTCACGTGATTGATACCGTTATTCTTATGGGATAG